A section of the Papio anubis isolate 15944 chromosome 2, Panubis1.0, whole genome shotgun sequence genome encodes:
- the ZNF639 gene encoding zinc finger protein 639, with protein sequence MNEYPKKRKRKTLHPSRYSDSSGISRIADGFNGIFSDHCYSVCSMRQPDLKYFDNKDDDSDTETSNDLPKFADGIKARNRNQNYLVPSPVLRILDHTAFSTEKSADIEICDEECDSPESVNQQTQEESPIEVHTAEDVPIAVEVHAISEDYDIETENNSSESLQDQTDEEPPAKLCKILDKSQALNVTAQQKWPLLRANSSGLYKCELCEFNSKYFSDLKQHMILKHKRTDSNVCRVCKESFSTNMLLIEHAKLHEEDPYICKYCDYKTVIFENLSQHIADTHFSDHLYWCEQCDVQFSSSSELYLHFQEHSCDEQYLCQFCEHETNDPEDLHSHVVNEHACKLIELSDKYNNGEHGQYSLLSKITFDKCKNFFVCQVCGFRSRLHTNVNRHVAIEHTKIFPHVCDDCGKGFSSMLEYCKHLNSHLSEGIYLCQYCEYSTGQIEDLKIHLDFKHSADLPHKCSDCLMRFGNERELISHLPVHETT encoded by the exons ATGAATGAGtatcctaaaaaaagaaaaaggaagactcTACACCCTTCTCGTTATTCAG ATTCCTCTGGAATAAGCAGAATTGCAGATGGATTCAATGGAATTTTCTCTGATCATTGTTACAGTGTCTGTTCTATGAGACAgccagatttaaaatattttgacaacAAAG atgatgaTTCTGATACCGAGACATCAAATGACTTGCCAAAATTTGCAGATGGAATCAAGGCCAGAAACAGAAATCAGAACTACCTGGTTCCCAGTCCTGTACTTAGAATTCTAGACCACACTGCCTTTTCTACAG aAAAATCTGCTGATATTGAAATTTGTGATGAAGAGTGTGACTCACCTGAATCAGTCAACCAGCAAACCCAAGAGGAGAGTCCTATAGAAGTTCACACTGCTGAAGATGTTCCAATTGCTGTAGAAGTGCATGCGATTTCTGAGGATTAtgatatagagacagaaaacaattcCTCTGAGAGTCTCCAAGACCAAACTGATGAAGAACCACCAGCTAAACTTTGTAAAATTCTTGACAAGAGCCAAGCTTTGAATGTGACTGCCCAGCAGAAATGGCCTTTACTGAGAGCTAATAGCAGTGGCCTCTATAAATGTGAACTTTGTGAGTTtaacagcaaatatttttctgaCTTAAAGCAGCATATGATCCTGAAGCATAAACGTACTGATTCAAATGTGTGTCGAGTGTGCAAGGAAAGTTTCTCTACCAATATGCTTCTGATAGAACATGCCAAACTACATGAAGAGGATCCCTACATTTGTAAATACTGTGATTATAAGACAGTAATTTTTGAGAACCTCAGCCAGCACATTGCAGACACCCATTTTAGTGATCACCTCTATTGGTGTGAACAGTGTGATGTACAGTTCTCCTCAAGCAGTGAACTCTACCTACATTTCCAGGAGCATAGCTGTGATGAACAGTACTTGTGTCAGTTCTGTGAACATGAAACTAATGATCCAGAAGACTTGCATAGCCATGTGGTAAATGAGCATGCATGTAAATTAATAGAGTTAAGTGATAAGTATAACAATGGAGAACATGGACAGTATAGCCTCTTAAGCAAAATTACCTTTGACAAATGTAAAAATTTCTTTGTATGTCAAGTATGTGGTTTTCGGAGTAGACTTCATACGAATGTTAACAGGCATGTTGCTATTGAACATACTAAAATTTTTCCTCATGTTTGTGATGACTGTGGGAAAGGCTTTTCAAGTATGCTAGAATATTGCAAGCATTTAAATTCACATTTATCTGAAGGGATTTATTTATGTCAATATTGTGAATATTCAACAGGACAAATTGAAGATCTTAAAATTCATCTAGATTTCAAGCACTCAGCTGACTTACCTCATAAATGTAGTGACTGCTTGATGAGGTTTGGAAACGAAAGGGAATTAATAAGTCACCTTCCAGTCCATGAGACAACTTGA